The nucleotide window GCCGACTAGGGAGTAGGTGGCCAGCTCCCCCGAGGGCTCAGGACTGTCCTCTGGTGACCCCGGGCGGCTGGGGTGAACCCACACCTGTGACAGTGACGGTGAAGGAGGCCGACTCGTCATCGATTTCACACAAGTACTCGCCGGAGTCCTCCAGCTGGACGGCAGGCAACACGAGGCGGCGGACGGTGTCCTCCTTCTGCAAGAGCAATGCGGGGCTCTCCACCACCTCTTCACCGTCCTTGGTCCAGCGCACCTCGGCCCACGGCCGGCACAGCTCACAGGTCAGCACCACACGCTCCAAGCGCACGGCCGCTACATACACCTTGCCACTGGGGTACACGATCCACGAGGAGACATCTGCGGGACAGGGACAGTCATAGCTGGGACCGAGGCGCCCGGCTGCCCTCCCTGAGCCACGCCTGTTCCCTCCTCCTGCAAGTGGGCCACGTGTTGACGAAGAGAGCCTTCCCACCTTCCCACTTACATagaacgcccagtgctcatcacaacaaaaaaaagaaaaaaaagaagagaatcttCCTTTGGATTAGGTCTCCTAGCTGCTGGGACAGCCACCCCCATCTGGAGACACAACCACAGTCACCAAAGCACGTCACAGGCACGGTGGCCCCATCGGGACCACAGTGTCAGCCTTTGCTGTAGAAATGGTCTACGCTCTCTGGGTTGGGGCAGGAACCGTACATAagatggggctggggagaggtgggtTAGGTGCCCAGATGGAGCCAGGGTCTCCCATAGACTTTTGAGGTCTTCTGACCCCTCTAGGGTGGGGGCTTACCTGCCCTACACCCTGCCCCGCCGGAAAGCTCTGCCATTCCTGAAGGTTCTCCTTCTCCAGAGAatggaaaggggcagaggtgCCCTGTGACTCGTGGAGCCCTGGCCAGCGTTTAGGACAACGTAGTTTTGGTGGGTGACTGAATCGTAGGATGCAGACCGAGGAGGGGCACGCAATCAGCTTGCGGGGAGGGAAGAGGGCCTGGGGAAGAGTGGCCCGGAGGGGATCGTGTGACAGCTGCTAGGCGGTGCCACACGGACCTGCCTGTCCCCCCACCTGTGATGGTGACGGTGAAGTAGGCACGCTCATCTCCAGCGACGCACTGAAACTCGCCCCCGTCGGGGGGCTGGGCGGCAGGCAGCACCAGCCGGTGGTGGGGCCCCTCCTTCTCCAGCACCACAAAGTcactctcctccacctcctgcccATCCTTGTACCAGCGCACGGGTGCATCCTCTCGGTCCACCTCACAGGCCAGCATGACACACTCAGAGGTTATGGCATGCACAAACACGTGCTCCTGGGGGTCCAGGATATGCACTGGGGGGTCTGGTGGGAAGCAGACAAAACGAGGTCACGCAGACAGGAGACTCACAGGAGACAGTTTCCTCCCCAGGGGACACTAGGAGGGTTAAGGCCGTGCTGTGCAGGGTGGTCTGGAGCAATGACGTGGGGTACTGAGGGCATGGCAGGTGAGGCAACGCAAACCATGTGGCACCTTTGTGTTCTGGGCGTCCCCACGGGACGTGGGGGTGGCTGGGCGgggacatgggggagggggaggcacagatGACAGCCTTTGCCTAGGCTGAGAGGAGGTCATTAGCATGGGCCACACTGGGCCACGCTTGCTGCTGTTTTTACAAGGGATCCCCTGGAGCACCGGCCCTAGGATGGGCAGGAAGGGGGAATGACTTAGGTGCCACAGTGAGACAGCTGCTCGCTACAGGTAGTGAGTTCCCTGTCACTGGGTGCGTGTACAGCAGTTAGAGGGCCTCCTTGCAGTGGGGTTGAGACAGGATGTCCACTCGAAGCAAGAAGATGAGGCGAATCAGTGGTTCCCAAGCTGCCTTCCCGGAGTGATTCCCAGGTTCTACCCTGGATAGTCTGGAGCTGGAgagctggggggcctgggtgtaTGCATTTTATAACAAGCTTCCCAGGTGGTTCTGAAGCAGCCAGAACAtggcttgagaaccactggaccCCTGCACTTAAAGCTTCCCTTTGACCGTGGCTACCTGAGATAGTAGGATAAGCACAGACCTGGGTGTGAACCCAGCTATGGTGTTTGCTGGCTGTGTGATAATGGGCAAatcacataacctctctgagcctgtttcttcatctgtgttgTAGAGATCTACTGCTTCTCATCCAGATGTGAAGATTACGTGAAACCCTATGTATTTGAAACATTTGGTATTATGTTGGGTTCACGGCAGGGACCCAGTAAATGTTAGCACgtgcctctccttcccttcattGAATTTCATTTCCCCACCCTCATTACCTAGCCAGGGGTATGTGGAAGGCAAGTATGCTGGAGGGTGTTGGTGCACGGGAGGATTAGGAAGCAAGTACAGGTAATTTGAAAACGTGTCCGCTGGCCCCCCTGGCTCTCCCTGGAAGGGACCCCCAAGCAGGCAGACCAGGGGGCAGGGCCTGCATGGCCCCCGGGAATCAGCCTCAGCTGCAGGAGCCCAGACCACCATCGTTGCTGACCTCGGACGGTGACACTGAAGAAGGCTGAGACGCCTTCTGTTCTGCACTCAAACTCGCCGCTGTCTCGGACTTCGGCGGCCGGCAGGATCAGGCGGTGTTTGCGCCCATCTATCTTCACCACCAGCGACTCGCCCTCCTCTACCTCCTGCCCGTCCTTGTACCAGCGCGCTGGGAAGTCCACCCGGGAGAGCTCACAGGTCAGCACCACCCGCTCCGAGGTCGTGAAGGTCAACGACTCCTTGTCCTGGGGGCTCAGGATGTGCACCGGGCTCTCTGTGTGGGGAGAAGCGTGGGCACAGGCAGCACCCTTGTCATGCTCCACCTGGGATAAACACCCGTCGCTGGTGCAGGCCGGAGTACATCAGGCCAGACAACCGCTGGCTCAACGCGTTTgttggaatgaaaaagaaaatcgcTGGGCTCACACGCCAATTCTCAAGGGCAATGTTTGAGCGTACAGAATTCCTAGGGAGTCTACTGAAAATGCAACCTCTTAGGCCCCACACAGGCATGCAAGGGCCAGGGGATCTGCATTATCAACCAGCCCTCCAGGCAGTTCTGATGTCAGGGGTCCCAGGCTGCATTTTGAAAATGCCACTCTGGTTGTTGGTTCTTACTCTGCCCTCCTCCTAGGATGCCAGCAGCTGACCACCTGCCTGGCCCTGTGCTCGGTCACCGAGGAATTCCTTGATTGGCCGGACAAACTCCAGCAATGGTGAGATGGCAAATGCCATATGTCCCCTGCACTTTCAGATGCCCACCAAGAACCGTCCTCCTCAGGGACCCCTCATCCCCTTCCTTCCTGGTTTCCACAGGTGGCACAGTGGGATTCTGGCACCAGACTGCCTGGCTTCATAACCCAGCACTACCACTCATTAGCTCGGTGActctgggcaaatcacttaaccccTCTGTGACTCAGTGTCTCCATGTGTAAAACGGACTCACCAAAGAATCTATCTTGTAGGGCTGTCGAGAGAACCATGTTAATTAACGCACATAAAACGATCAGGATTGTGCCTAACACCACAAGAAGTTGCTCTGATAATGTTATCGGTTACATGATAAGGCAGGAAGCAGTCAGGGACTAGGGCCCAGGGGCCATGCCTCTAAGATAGCAAACGTGATGGAATTCTATAAGCCACAAAGAGAATTTGGCTACGATGCTGAAGATAACGTACGTCGTACGTAGGTGGAAATTGGCCTTCTGGACCGCTGAGCCCTCCGTCTGAACCCACCAAGGACTTCTGTGTCCACCCAGGTCCCCACCAGCACCAACCTTGGATGGTGAGGGCGGCCGAGTCCTGCACACCGGGGCAGCTGAAGCCAACGAGTGCCCCGCTGTGCTGGTGCCTGACAGCCTGCAGGAGGAGTCTGTGTTGTGGGCCTTTCTGCTCTATCCGGTATCGCAAGGCCCCAGGCTCCACCTGGCCCTCTGGCTCATTACTCTCGAGCTCTTCCCCGTTAAGGAACCAGGTGCCCTGGATGATGGTGGAAAGATCCAGGGAGAAGACCGCATCTTCCCCGTCGTATACCTGTACGTCCTCCAGACCTGCCACCAGGCGGGCTGTGGGCACTGAGATGGGGACAGAGTGCCGCCATCAGAACCAGAGGGCTGGCAGAGGACAAGAGTTGGCAGGCAGAAGGCATATAACACGACGGGGACCgaaggctggggaagggaggagagagggtggggaggtgtGACTGGGGTACGGCCGCGGACAGGCTGGGTCCGGAAGGACTGACTCACCGAGGTGAGCAGACCCATGGAACACAACGTGGGGACTGCGGCCGTGCTCGCTGACTGTGCAGACGCGGAAGCGGTAGTCGCCCTCGGAGGGCACGCAGTCCCCTGGGACCTCCACGGCTCCGGCTTTCTCGATGCTGAAGCACTGGATCCAGTCTTCCGAGCCCACCTCCTGCCGCTCCAGCCGGTAGATGAAGGGGGTCTCAGGAGCCGGCTCGGGGGGCTTCCAGGTCAGCAGGACTGTGTTCTTATGGCCCTTGAACATCTCTGCCAATACCGGGGGTCCCGGGGGGCTGTGCTTGACGCCTGAGACAGAGGCAGGGTTTGCattccagccctgctccagcctccCACAGCCCTCCCAACTTGAGTCCGCTTTGCCAACCCAGGCTCTGGCATCTGGTCACCCTCCTGCCCTGGCCCTCCTGTCCGGCCCTCGAAGAGTCAGTCTGCCCACGGGCTTTCCTGCCCTCACATTTGACTCTGAGCAGAGTGGTGGTACGGGAGTTGCCCAGGCTAAAGGTGACCTCGCCGGCATCTTCTCGGGTGACCCCTGGAAGGACCAGGGCATGCATGTGGCCGGAGCTGCTCTGGCAGATGGTCGGCAGGTCCTCCCCATCGCGGCTCCAGCGCCCCTGGACCCCAGCTTCCTGTGTCTCCACCAGCAGCACCGCATTCTCTCCCTCCAGGACGTCGAGCTTCCGGGGCAGCCGCTTCAGAATGGGCCCTGAGAAAAGGACGGGAATCccccagcctggggcctgggcatCCGCCTGCCTCAGCCTCGGCCTCCTCCCACTGGCCAGCCCACCTTTGACTGTCACATTGGCCACCGTGCGCACCCGGCCCCGCATCTCGCACAGGTAGACACCGTCGTCGTCTGCCTTCAGCCTGTGGATGATGAGGCGCCGGACGGCGCCCTCCTCGATCTGCTCGTACTTGCGGCAGGGCAGCAGCCGCTGGTCCTCACGGAACCAGGCCGTGGGAATGCGGGAGTTGGGCACTTTACACTCCAGCACGGCAATGCCATGCTCCCGGCCCTCCACATCCTGCAGGGGCCTGGTGAAGCGCAGACGGGgctctgtggggaggggagagatagAAGGCTCTGGAGAGGGCCAGACCAGGGGAAGGGCTCCGTGCATTACCAACTGCCTATACCCGCGTCAGCTCCTGCCATTTTCCTCCCAGGCCAGCAGGTATTCCAGGATCACAGAAAACCCAACAGGAGAGACGTCAGGTGGCCTGGATTCTCATCTGACCCTGACACTCCGGCCACATCACCCTGAGCAAGGCCGTTTCAGTgatcctgggcctcagtttcctgaccgTCAAGCGGGGAAAGGGATGGAAGGGTTTGGACCACAACGGTGATTTTCCAGCTGTTCCCTGGGGTCCCTCAGAGGCACTACACAAATTCTGCAAGGGGCTGagctgaatttcatttttaaagaactttagtCGTTTTCACCTGGCTAGAGCTAGGGcatataatgctgagtgaaataagtcagtcaaagaaaaatactatatgacctcactcatatgtgaaatttaagagacaaagcaaatgagtgaaagaaaaaataaaaaaagagggagacaaatcaagaaacagactcgtaactatagggaacaaactgatggttagcagaggggaggtggggcaggaataggggatggggattaaagggGCACAataatcatgatgaaaaaaataaaatgatttttaaaaagtgcaattaaaatttaaagaaacaggggcggctgggtggctcggcaggttgagcgtctgactcttgactttggctcgggtcatggtctcacggttcgtgagtttgagccccgggtcaggctctgtgctgacagtgtggagcctgcttgggactgtctctcttcctcctcccctcctggcaCATgagtgcatgcgctctctctcaaaataaagaaataaataaaacttaaaaaaaaattttaaagtagtcaTTTTCAGGGGGGGcaggtggctcagtgtgttaagcagccgacttcggctcaggtcatgacctcacggttcttgagttcaaggtccacatcgggctctgtgctgacagctcagagcctggagcctgcttcagattgtgtctccctcctctctgcccctccccactcgtactctgtctgtctgtctctctcaaaaataaacactaaaaaaaaaaaataaaataaattgtcgTTGTCAAAACtgcattttacaaaaagaaagcatGATGATGGAAATGGCCAGCGGGTTATCAGGCCGCTGGAGAAGCGTGTGTGTCCTGTGCCTCTGGGAAGTTCTGCCTTCGCACTGGGCTTTTCTTTCCTGATGGTGTTAGTGCAGTTTTGCGAGTTTGTGCACATCAGACCTCACCACAGAAGCACAGGTGCCACATGCTGCCCTCGCGCCAGGCAGGGCTCAGGAAATGTGCCCACTTTTCTTCCTCTGAGGGGACAAGTTGAGGAACAGCCAGTGAAAGTATAATCCCTGGAGTTGCAGGGAACTCCTATTCTGGAGAGCTTCACCTTCCAGTGGGAGTTTGGgatgtttttttcctctgagttttCTGTTTATGAGCAATGTATCTAATGTTATTAGATACTGCTGGTGACTCAACTTTGAAATGGAAATCTCTTCTCCttcaccttcttcttctttcaaaCCTGGAGAGCAGTTTCataaaagtgcattttttttttttttttccctccctcaagTCTACCTTTGGTGTGAATCAGGAGTTTCTCAATGTGTCGCTTGCAGCCAGACTTTCCCCCCCAGGACTCACAGACTAGACCCAGTTGTGAATGCAGCCTCCTCTTACCCTTGTTCTCATGGATAGTTATGAATCTGGACCCGGAAATGTACACCCATAAAATGTTCCTTATATCAGTCTCCACAAGGGATTTCCATTGAGGGAAGGGGAGTGAAACAAAAAGGCTGAAATCCCCTGGACTATAAGTGCTCCCTCTTGGTTTGTACATCAATCACTCCTTAAAGCGGTTTATCAAAGGCTGGTTTTCCACCCTCGGCCTCAGAATCACTTACGAAGTTTGCTAAGAAGTTCCTGGGTACCCTGGAGACCTACTAAATACGAAtccctggggggtgggaggcgggcAGGAAACGGTATGCTATTAGTCcgtctcccctccccctaccGGCTCCCGGGCAGCGCTGGaggcccctccccagggcccGGGCAGCCCCAGGGGTGCCGCAGTACCTTTGACATGCAGCTGCACCGCGCTGAGAGTCTGGCCCGCCGAGTTGCGCGCTGCACACACGTAGAGCCCGCGGTCCTTGGCCTGGCAGTAGAGCACCTTGAGCACGAAGCCGCCGTCGCGGTCGCGGTACATGAGGCGGCGGCGGTCGGAGAGCAGCGGGCGGCCCTCCCAGTGCCATTCGATCTCGGGCTCGGGCTTGCCCATCACGTAGCAGCGGAACTTGGCGTGCTTGCCTTCGTTCACCCAGAAGGTCTTGGGCGCGCACTTGAGCGGCTCCACCACGGGCTTGGGAGCCTCATCGGGGTCCTCGGGCGGGCTCTCGGGGGGCTGATGCACCTGCAGCAGCGCGCCGGCCTGCGCGTGGCCGTGCGCGTTGCGGGCGTGGCACACGTAGACGCCCGAGTCCGGCAGCCGCGCCGCCAGGATGCGCAGCGCTAGGCTCACGCCGGGGCCGCCCTCGGCACGGCCGGGCTCGAGCACGAAGTGGCCGCTGTCCCACACTTCGTCCAGGGCCATCCCGTCCTTCTCCCAGTAGAGCGCGGGCGCGGGGAGGCCCCCCACCTGGCACGTCAGCACCACCTGCTCCCCCCGCAGCACCCACTGGGACCGGGGCCCCGCCAGGAACACCGGggcgccctcccccgccccgggagGAGGCAGCGGGCGCTCGGCGGGCTGGGGCTCGGGCTCAGGGGCCAGCGGCTCCAGCACGGTGACGGCGGCCGCCGCGTAGGCCTCTCCGGCCGCGTTGCGGGCGCGGCACACGTAGACCCCCGCGTCGGTGGGCAGGGCGCCACTCAGCAGCAGGCCGTGCTCGGCGCCGTCCACCGGGAAGCTGAGGCGCTCGGAGGCCGCCAGCTGCTGGCCGCCCTTCTCCCACACGACAATGGGCGGCGGCTCCCCCAGGACCACGCACTTGAGCTCGGCCTCGGCGCCACTTACCACCCGCACGGGCCGCGGGAAGCGCAGGAAGCACGGGGGGCTCCCCTGATCCCCCGAGCCCGCCTTCATCGTGGCGGCCGGCCcgcagcggggcgggggggaagggcgggcggcgggcgcgcggaggccgggggcggcggcgggagccCGCGAGGCGAGGCGCGGCGCGTctggggccgggggcggcggggaCCCGCGGGGCTCTCCCCCGGCCGCCCGCTCCCGGCTCGCCTCCTTACCCTCTGCCCGGAGCTGCGGCTCTGCGGCGGCGGAGATTCCCGGGCCCCGAGTCGAGAGCTCGAGGGGCAGTCCTTCCTGTTTGCCTTTGCAGCGAGGGGCCCCGCAGCCTCCCCTGCCCGCGGCCTGGCTTCCTGCTCCGGAGAGCCTctcttcccagccccctcccacagcctgggcctctttcccctcctccctcccacctccagccgCCAGGTCCCCAACCGCCCGCCAGGCTTGGGCCTGAGTGGCAGAGGCGCCTGCAGCTGCCAATCCCAAAAATATTCTCTGATGACACAGCTGGAGGACAAGAGCCCAGACTGGCTCCTCCAGGCTAAGTTTAGAGCAGGCGGGACCACCTGCCCCCGGCCCTAGCCCCAGTTCTAGCCCCGACCTCAGCCCTTCCCCCCCATGACCGGCCCAGCAGCTGCTTGGTTGaaagccaccaccacccccccccccccactccgcccAAGGTCTGAGGGGCTGGCGCATTCTGTCTCCCCGACGACGGGTAACACTGTTAGGAGCTGGCTGACCCCAGCTCCCAGGCTCCTGTTGTACCTGATGTCAcctctgtgctgggtgctgggatgtggctgtgtgtgtgtgtgtgtgtgtttgagagagagaatagggggaAAGGGTTGTATGTGTAGGTCAGGTCACTCTGGGTGAGAACTctcaccagccccctcccccacatgcctGGCAGGAGTGGGAGATAAGGCTCAGGGCCACAGACATCTGCGTCAGAGATAGGAGGTCTCAATGCCATGGGCAGGGGCAACTTGGACTGCAGGGCGTGGGAAGGACTGGGGAGACTGGGATGAGAGGGGTAGAAGAGGGCCAGTACTGGGATGGGAGGGCAGagtggggaggcggggggtggggggcagacccTGACAGAAAGGGCACCGGACACTGCTGGCCCTCCGCTGGGTGAGCCATGTTGCCCCAGCCTCCACTCCTGCTCCTCTTACTGCTGTCTCTGAAGAGTGGGCATGGCTGCCCCGGGCCAGAGCTGGACCGGGAACTTGTCCTGGCCAAGGTGAGGGCCCTGTTCTTGGATGCTTTGGGGCCTCCGGCAGTGACCGAGGAAAGTGGGGATCCTGGAGTCAGGCGTCTGCCTCGAAGACATGCCCAGGGGGCTTCGTGCACAGGGGCTCTcagcccagggaggaggaggatgtcTCCCAGGCCATCCTTTTCCCAACTACAGGTAATGAGGGCAGGGAACTGGCAGGGTGACTTTGACTTTGAGAAGCAGTGTGGTACATAAGGCGTGGGCTTGGGAGCCAGACAggtctgggtttgagtcccatacACGCCGCTTAACTGGCTTTGCAACAGGGGACCAGTTACTAAACCTTCCTGAGCTTCCGTTTCCTCACTTTAAAACGggcagcaggggcgcctgggtggcgcagtcggttaagcgtccgacttcagccaggtcacgatctcgaggtccgtgagttcgagccccgcgtcgggctctgggctgatggctcggagcctggagcctgtttccggttctgtgtctccctctctctctgcccctcccccattcatgctctgtctctctctgtcccaaaaataaataaaaaacgttgaaaaaaaaaattttaaacgggCAGTAATGCCTACCTCTTAGGATTAAGTGAAATGATGTAAGGCTGAGAGGAGGCATTTGGGAGATACTCATTGGGGAGACCTAGAGTCTCTAGCAACAGAGATATTTGGGTATCGGCCCCTTCCTTCCacgtttccttctttctctgcctccactCCCTGCTCGGAATCTTGTTTCTTTAGCCCCAATTAGCTGAGGCTTGAGAAGGTATCAGAGATGCAGGAGTGAGATTAGTTGAGACACTTTTCCAGGAAATTAGTCTACTTTCTCTTGACTTCTCATCTCCTTATGCACGTTCCCAtgtttcactgactgaaccaATAAAGTCCTCTTCCGGGTGGACTTTCTCGTAATCTGGCCCATCTTTCCCTCAGAGGGGACCCCCTGCCTCCCTGTGCTTTAGTCCTCGTGCAGCACTGTGAGTTGGTGTGGCTCTGGGATGGGGCAGAATCCCAGCCTGGCCActtagtagttcatttttgtaaCCCTTtctccttatctgcaaaatagaTCACTTGTGAGATTTATAACAGAATCTGTGTCACACTATAGTCCTAACCCCAGTCTGTCAACTAGTCCAGATTGTTTAGTATAGCCTGCATACCTGTTGGGGAAGGATGCCAAccaccttccttctctctctctctctttttttaactttaattttgtttttttttaatttaaaaaaaattttttttaacgtttatttatttttgagacagagagagacagagcatgaacaggggaggggcagagagagagggagacacagaatcagaagcaggctccaggctctgagccatcagcccagagcccgactcggggctcgaactcacagaccgtgagatcgtgacctgaactgaagtcggacgcttaaccgactgagccacccaggcgccccttaattttgttgtttaaatttacatccaaattagttagcatatagtgcaacaatgatttcaagagtagattccttaatgccccttacccatttagcccatgtcccctcccacaacccctccagtaaccctctagCCAATCACCTTTCTTAGAAAGCCCTGCCCTCTATCCTGGGCTGTTTACCTTCCCCTCCtgtccctcctttttctctctggtattaacctttttttttttttttaagtggaattgtgtgtgtgttttttaaacgtttatttatatattttgagagagagagagagagagagagagagagagagagcgcgtgcatgagtggagaggggcagagagagagggggagagagaatcccaagcagacttcttGCTGTCAGCACTGACCCTGACACGGGGTCCAatcccacgaacctcaagatcatgaccaagAGTGGGAAGTTCAAATGACTGAGCCGCTTTTAAgcggaattgtttttttttttttaatgtttatttatttttgagacagagagacagagcatgaacgggggaggggcagagagagaggaagacacagaatccaaagcaggctccaggctctgagcacaggctctgagcctcagcacagagcccgacgcggggcttgaactcacagaccgtgagatcatgacctgagctgaagtcggacgcttaacccactgagccatccaggtgccccaagcggAATTGTTTTAAAGAGTTTATCGTGCAACATTTCTGACTTGTAAAAAGATATATGAGGTACTAAAACAATTGCCTGTGTATCTAAAGTACTATCATCCATTTCACACTATCAGTGAGCAGAGATTCAGGCCTAACAGCTCCAAGTGAAAGTAGAGGGTGGGCAGGGCCTCGTATACGTTGCTGATAGGAATGTTAATAGGTAAAACCACTTCAGAGGGAAGTTGGCAGCGTCTTATATTTTCTGCGTCCTATAGAGATGAAATAACAAATGGAGAGCCTCTGTCAGTTCTCTCAAGACCGGAGAGGGGCCCCAAGTCTGACAGAGCACTCAGGAGAGTGGCTGAGGAGGAGGGGTCCCAGGATCTGCCAGTCCGGGCTGCCCTCTCCCTTCCCGCTATCTCCTGCAGGTGCCAGCTGTGGGGATGAGCCGGCTGCCAGAGAGCTGACCCAGGAGGCCGAGGAGAGCCTCTTCACGTATGTGTTCCAGCCATCCAAGCACACACGCAGCCGCCAGGTGACATCAGCCCACCTGTGGTTCCACACGGGACTGGACAGGCAGGACAGAGCAGCCTCCAACAGCTCTGGACCCCTGCTGAGCCTGCTGGCGCTGTCATCAGGGGTCCCCATGGCTGTGCCCATGTCGTTGGGCCAGGCCCCCTCTCGCTGGGCCGTGCTGCACCTGgccacctctgccctccctctgctgACCCACCCCGTCCTGGTGCTACAGCTGCGttgccctctctgctcctgctcagCCCGGCCCGAGGCCACACCCTTCCTGGTGGCCCACACGCGGGCCAGGCCGCCCAGCGGAGGGGAGAGAGCCCGCCGCTCCACTCCCCCACTGCCCTGGCCTTGGTCTCCCGCCGCGCTGCGCCTGCTCCAGAGGTCTCCAGAGGAACCCGCTGCCCATGTGGACTGTCACCGAGCGGCCCTCAATATCTCCTTCCAGGAGCTGGGCTGGGACCGGTGGATCGTGCACCCTCCCAGCTTCATCTTCCACTATTGTCACGGTGGCTGTGGGCTGACTGCCCCACCAGACCTGCCCCTGCTGGTCCCTGGGGCTCCTCcgacccctgcccagcccctttCTTTAGTGCCAGGGGCCCGGCCCTGCTGTGCTGCCCTCCCTGGGACCATGAGGCCGCTACGTGTCCGCACCACTTCAGATGGTGGTTACTCTTTTAAGTATGAGACCGTGCCCAACCTTCTCACGCAACACTGTGCTTGCATCTGAGGGAGTCCCGCTGGTGGCCAAGCCCCCACCATCAACAGCTGGAAGGAAGAGCCGAGTTCAGAAAATAGATGGTTCTTAC belongs to Panthera tigris isolate Pti1 chromosome C1, P.tigris_Pti1_mat1.1, whole genome shotgun sequence and includes:
- the INHA gene encoding LOW QUALITY PROTEIN: inhibin alpha chain (The sequence of the model RefSeq protein was modified relative to this genomic sequence to represent the inferred CDS: inserted 1 base in 1 codon) gives rise to the protein MLPQPPLLLLLLLSLKSGHGCPGPELDRELVLAKVRALFLDALGPPAVTEESGDPGVRRLPRRHAXGGFVHRGSQPREEEDVSQAILFPTTGASCGDEPAARELTQEAEESLFTYVFQPSKHTRSRQVTSAHLWFHTGLDRQDRAASNSSGPLLSLLALSSGVPMAVPMSLGQAPSRWAVLHLATSALPLLTHPVLVLQLRCPLCSCSARPEATPFLVAHTRARPPSGGERARRSTPPLPWPWSPAALRLLQRSPEEPAAHVDCHRAALNISFQELGWDRWIVHPPSFIFHYCHGGCGLTAPPDLPLLVPGAPPTPAQPLSLVPGARPCCAALPGTMRPLRVRTTSDGGYSFKYETVPNLLTQHCACI